From the Corticium candelabrum chromosome 2, ooCorCand1.1, whole genome shotgun sequence genome, one window contains:
- the LOC134198305 gene encoding uncharacterized protein K02A2.6-like, giving the protein MDYYTKWAEAAALYTKSAIEVAQFLTTLFSQHGLPVLVMSDQGREFVNCLNHKLFETTGDNHLISTAYHPQTNGLIEKFNQTLQRSLLKMVGENQGDWFKYLDSVLFAYNTSKQASSKYSPFSLLYGRDARLPVDLLAKPKAQIGLWRHKVMIELSRIDY; this is encoded by the exons ATGGACTACTATACAAAATGGGCAGAAGCTGCTGCATTGTACACCAAGTCTGCTATAGAAGTTGCACAATTCCTCACAACTTTGTTTTCCCAACACGGACTGCCCGTGCTTGTTATGTCAGACCAAGGCAGGGAATTTGTCAATTGCCTCAACCACAAATTATTTGAAACAACAGGAGACAACCATCTAATTTCAACAGCCTACCATCCCCAAACCAACGGCCTCATTGAGAAGTTCAATCAGACTCTACAAAGATCCCTTCTGAAGATGGTTGGAGAGAACCAGGGTGACTGGTTCAAGTACTTGGACTCAGTATTGTTTGCATATAATACCAGTAAACAAGCATCATCAAAATATTCGCCATTTTCCCTCCTTTATGGACGAGACGCAAGACTTCCTGTTGATCTGCTAGCAAAGCCAAAAG CACAAATTGGTTTATGGAGACATAAAGTCATGATTGAGCTTAGTCGTATTGACTATTGA